In Malus sylvestris chromosome 16, drMalSylv7.2, whole genome shotgun sequence, the following are encoded in one genomic region:
- the LOC126607539 gene encoding uncharacterized protein LOC126607539, protein MGGGMEANKNKFIEEWGSVRENLEHNFRWTRRNFALVGIFGIAIPILVYKGIVRDFHMQDEDAGRPYRKFI, encoded by the exons ATGGGGGGAGGAATGGAAGCAAACAAGAACAAGTTCATAGAAGAGTGGGGATCCGTCAGAGAAAATCTCGAGCACAACTTCCGCTGGACTCGCCGCAACTTCGCCCTCGTTGGCATCTTCGGCATCGCCATCCCTATCTTGGTTTACAAGGGCATTGTCAGAGACTTC CACATGCAAGATGAGGATGCAGGCAGACCATACAGGAAGTTTATATGA